A genome region from Sceloporus undulatus isolate JIND9_A2432 ecotype Alabama chromosome 1, SceUnd_v1.1, whole genome shotgun sequence includes the following:
- the ATP6V1D gene encoding V-type proton ATPase subunit D translates to MSGKDRIEIFPSRMAQTIMKARLKGAQTGRNLLKKKSDALTLRFRQILKKIIETKMLMGEVMREAAFSLAEAKFTAGDFSTTVIQNVNKAQVKIRAKKDNVAGVTLPVFEHYQEGGDSYELTGLARGGEQLAKLKRNYAKAVELLVELASLQTSFVTLDEAIKITNRRVNAIEHVIIPRIERTLSYIITELDEREREEFYRLKKIQEKKKIIKEKNEKQQALRRAAGEQVHEPANLLAEDKDEDLLFE, encoded by the exons ATGTCGGGCAAGGACAGGATTGAGATCTTCCCTTCGCGGAT GGCTCAGACCATCATGAAAGCACGTTTGAAAGGAGCCCAGACAGGTCGCAACCTCTTGAAGAAAAAGTCTGATGCTTTGACTTTACGATTCCGACAGATTTTGAAGAAAATTATTGAG acAAAGATGTTGATGGGCGAGGTAATGAGAGAAGCTGCTTTTTCACTTGCAGAAGCAAAGTTCACGGCTGGAGACTTCAG TACTACTGTGATTCAGAATGTAAACAAAGCTCAGGTCAAGATCAGAGCAAAGAAAGATAATGTAGCAG GTGTGACCCTGCCAGTTTTTGAGCATTATCAGGAAGGAGGGGACA GTTATGAGCTGACTGGTTTAGCCAGAGGTGGGGAGCAGCTGGCCAAACTGAAAAGGAACTATGCCAAAGCAGTAGAACTCCTTGTAGAACTGGCTTCACTTCAG acTTCATTTGTTACACTGGATGAAGCTATCAAGATAACAAATAGGCGTGTAAATGCTATTGAACATG TGATTATTCCCAGGATTGAACGTACACTGTCTTATATCATAACAGAGTTGGATGAACGAGAAAGAGAGGAGTTCTACAG GTTAAAGAAGatacaagaaaagaagaaaataataaaagagaagaatgaaaaaCAGCAAGCATTACGGAGGGCTGCTGGAGAGCAAGTCCATGAACCTGCCAATTTGCTTGCAGAAGATAAAGATGAGGATCTGCTGTTTGAATAG